One window from the genome of Larimichthys crocea isolate SSNF unplaced genomic scaffold, L_crocea_2.0 scaffold16894, whole genome shotgun sequence encodes:
- the dusp28 gene encoding dual specificity phosphatase 28, with protein MLQLCKVTKALFISNARSACSDELIEQEAVTLCINVSKQQPFPSAAIKKLQIPVYDDPNEDLYSHFDRCADAIQKEATRGGHSVVYCKNGRSRSATVCIAYLMKHRKLTLTDALQKVKIARNVIDPNPGFMSQLQRYELELKKRRGETESPAKRPTDRPTSRPTAH; from the exons ATGCTGCAGCTGTGTAAAGTCACCAAGGCTCTGTTCATCAGTAACGCCCGTTCAGCCTGCAGCGACGAGCTCATCGAGCAGGAGGCGGTGACGCTCTGCATCAACGTGTCCAAGCAGCAGCCGTTTCCCTCGGCCGCCATCAAGAAGCTGCAGATCCCCGTCTACGACGACCCCAACGAGGACCTCTACAGCCACTTTGACCGCTGCGCCGACGCCATCCAGAAGGAGGCGACCCGCGGAGGACACAGCGTCGTCTACTGCAAGAACGGACGCAGCCGCTCGGCCACCGTCTGCATCGCCTACCTGATGAAACACCGCAAGCTGACGCTGACGGACGCGCTACAG AAGGTGAAGATAGCTCGTAATGTGATCGATCCGAACCCCGGCTTCATGTCTCAGCTGCAGAGATACGAACTGGAGCTGAAGAAGAGACGAGGAGAGACCGAGTCA